TCGGGTCGGATGAAGGATTTCGACGTGCCGCTGCGGATGCAGGGGACCGAGTTCCAGCGCCGGGTCTGGGAGGGCCTGACCCGGATCCCCTACGGCGAGACGTGGAGCTACGCCCAGCTGGCCGGGAAGGTCGGCAATCCCAAGGCGTGCCGCGCCGTCGGCCTGGCCAACGGCCGCAACCCGGTGGCCGTCATCGTCCCGTGCCACCGGGTCATCGGGGCCAACGGCACCCTCACCGGGTACGGCGGCGGGCTCGACCGCAAGCGCTGGCTCCTGGACCACGAGACCCGCAACCGCCCCGCCTGAGGGCGGCCGCTCAGAGGTCTTCGAGCGTGAAGTCCCCGGCCGGCTGGGTCCCCGCCGTTCCGTCGGACGGAGCCGGCTGTGACGGGGCCGGCTGGGGCCCGGTGGTCGTGAGGTCGATCGGGCCGTTCTCGGTGGCCTGGGCGTCGAGGGCCGCCAG
This genomic stretch from Acidimicrobiales bacterium harbors:
- a CDS encoding methylated-DNA--[protein]-cysteine S-methyltransferase produces the protein MTILTTTYDSPIGVLTLTSEDGYLTGLYMDDQRHAPSGSDKWVRDDTAFDDVLSQLDAYFSGRMKDFDVPLRMQGTEFQRRVWEGLTRIPYGETWSYAQLAGKVGNPKACRAVGLANGRNPVAVIVPCHRVIGANGTLTGYGGGLDRKRWLLDHETRNRPA